The Capsicum annuum cultivar UCD-10X-F1 unplaced genomic scaffold, UCD10Xv1.1 ctg4075, whole genome shotgun sequence genome has a segment encoding these proteins:
- the LOC107872290 gene encoding cytochrome P450 71AU50 produces MASIFLQVLALLAVLYILQELHNKFMKKKKKLHPGPKGLPIIGNLHMIGKNVHQDLHKISKRYGPIMSMRFGVVPIIVASSPHAAEQFLKNHDLVFASRPDNKAAQFIAYNQRNITFGKYGPYWRNIRKLCTLELLSTLKINSFQAMRKQEVTNFVTFINQAASNGVEVDVSAKLASLNANMACLMVFGKKYVDDEFDERGFKDVIQETLILAATPNIGEFIPFLDVFDLQGLTRRMKKLAKIFDDFFERVIDEHVHDSKEEKQTKDIVDTMMNIMQSGKAEFEFDRRNVKAIMLDLLIASMDTSSTAIDWIFSELIRHPKVMKKLQNELNEVVGMNRMVEESDLEKLVYLDMVIKEGFRIHPIAPLLVPHESIEDCTIDGFDIPKGTRILVNTWAIGRDPEIWPEPEKFMPERFVGSNIELRGRDFQLLPFGSGRRSCPGLHLGLTIVRLVLAQLVHCFDWELPNDMKPNDLDMTEKFGLVMARAQHLRAIPTHRLENILGISNEQVE; encoded by the exons ATGGCTTCAATATTCCTACAAGTTCTTGCACTACTTGCAGTGCTATACATTCTTCAAGAACTACacaataaattcatgaaaaagaagaaaaaactccACCCTGGCCCAAAAGGGCTTCCAATTATAGGAAATCTCCATATGATTGGCAAAAATGTCCACCAAGACcttcataaaatatctaaaagatatGGTCCCATAATGAGCATGAGATTTGGTGTTGTTCCTATAATTGTTGCTTCATCTCCTCATGCTGCTGAACAATTCTTGAAAAACCATGATCTTGTTTTTGCGAGTCGTCCAGATAATAAAGCTGCTCAATTCATCGCGTACAATCAGAGAAATATCACGTTTGGTAAATACGGACCTTATTGGCGAAATATACGAAAATTGTGTACATTAGAATTGCTCAGTACTCTCAAGATTAATTCATTTCAAGCTATGAGAAAACAAGAAGTTACAAATTTTGTGACTTTTATCAATCAGGCAGCTTCTAATGGTGTTGAAGTTGATGTTAGTGCTAAACTTGCTTCACTAAATGCCAACATGGCTTGTTTAATGGTATTTGGGAAAAAATACGTGGATGATGAATTTGATGAAAGGGGTTTTAAAGATGTGATTCAAGAGACTTTGATTCTAGCAGCAACACCAAATATAGGTGAATTTATTCCATTTCTTGACGTGTTTGATTTGCAAGGACTAACTCGTCGTATGAAGAAATTGGCaaagatttttgatgatttttttgagaGAGTTATTGATGAACATGTTCATGATTCCAAAGAGGAGAAGCAAACAAAGGATATCGTAGATACTATGATGAATATCATGCAATCTGGAaaagctgagtttgagtttgatCGTCGCAATGTCAAAGCTATTATGCTG GACTTGCTAATAGCTTCAATGGACACCTCATCAACAGCAATTGACTGGATTTTCTCTGAACTTATAAGACACCcaaaagtaatgaagaaattaCAAAATGAGTTGAACGAAGTTGTTGGCATGAACAGAATGGTGGAAGAATCAGACTTGGAAAAATTAGTGTACTTAGACATGGTCATTAAAGAAGGTTTTAGGATTCACCCTATTGCACCATTATTGGTTCCTCATGAGTCCATTGAAGATTGCACAATTGATGGCTTTGATATACCTAAAGGTACAAGAATTCTAGTAAATACTTGGGCAATTGGAAGAGATCCAGAAATTTGGCCAGAACCCGAGAAATTCATGCCAGAAAGGTTTGTTGGTAGCAATATCGAACTTCGTGGACGTGATTTTCAACTTTTACCATTTGGTTCTGGGAGAAGAAGTTGCCCTGGTTTGCACTTAGGGCTCACAATCGTTCGTCTGGTGCTAGCGCAATTGGTTCATTGTTTTGATTGGGAACTACCAAATGATATGAAGCCAAATGATTTAGACATGACTGAGAAATTTGGTTTAGTGATGGCTAGAGCTCAACACCTAAGGGCTATTCCTACTCATCGGTTGGAAAATATATTAGGGATATCAAATGAACAGGTTGAATAG